Proteins co-encoded in one Odontesthes bonariensis isolate fOdoBon6 chromosome 24, fOdoBon6.hap1, whole genome shotgun sequence genomic window:
- the col10a1b gene encoding uncharacterized protein col10a1b has protein sequence MDLRVTSVLLVLLALAEATPERYYSPKVPKAPYPVKSHAVAGPPGPAGPPGEQGPMGPPGHPGEKGIGHTGARGPPGAPGTPGHSQMGKPGTPGGPGKPGSPGLAGERGAPGASGPMGPRGAPGTPGTPGPAGHSAVGKPGPGGIPGAMGPRGEPGLKGHPGIPGIPGPMGEKGIGVPGVQGPSGPSGPMGPSGMPGKPGIGKPGATGYPGEPGKSGMPGRDGAQGPMGLPGQKGHTGPPGVGAPGKPGQNGTPGTPGPMGVKGPQGPAGQSGSPGMPGVGKTGEPGIPGSRGSPGTPGTTGQKGEPGPTGFTGQPGASGPIGPAGPQGARGFQGEGGPVGPKGDIGMVGAPGPRGSKGEQGAQGFTGKPGTPGAVGPPGVSGHNGAQGPKGSQGNAGSPGSPGVNGAPGLKGHTGSPGAPGKSGESGRPGPMGPVGPPGSSGPAGHKGHPGLPGPPGPAGQTAKGISGPQGAPGFPGERGQDGLPGPAGPPGQPGPPGQVVYHHEKSMPMKSHEVVMPHEMMKAPMSAFSAVLTVAYPPAGTPIQFSQILYNGEQHYDPSSGVFTCQIPGLYYFSFHMHVNGANALVALYKNEAPVVFIYDEYNQGFLDQMSGSAVLMLHTGDRVFIQVPDEESNGIFAADNVHCTFSGFLIAST, from the exons ATGGACTTGAGGGTAACAAGCGTTCTACTCGTCCTCCTGGCTTTGGCTGAGGCGACCCCTGAGAGGTACTATTCACCAAAGGTGCCCAAGGCTCCCTACCCCGTCAAGAGCCACG CTGTTGCAGGGCCACCAGGTCCTGCGGGTCCTCCAGGTGAGCAAGGACCAATGGGACCACCTGGACATCCTGGAGAAAAGGGTATTGGACACACAGGAGCACGGGGCCCTCCAGGAGCTCCAGGAACCCCAGGCCACTCTCAAATGGGTAAACCTGGTACCCCAGGTGGTCCCGGAAAACCGGGTAGCCCAGGGCTTGCTGGGGAGAGAGGTGCACCTGGTGCAAGTGGACCAATGGGTCCTAGAGGTGCACCTGGTACACCTGGAACCCCTGGACCTGCTGGACATTCTGCTGTAGGAAAACCTGGACCAGGTGGGATCCCTGGTGCAATGGGTCCAAGAGGAGAGCCTGGTTTGAAGGGGCATCCTGGTATCCCCGGTATCCCTGGTCCCATGGGAGAAAAAGGCATTGGAGTTCCTGGGGTCCAAGGACCATCAGGCCCATCTGGACCAATGGGCCCATCTGGTATGCCAGGAAAACCAGGGATTGGCAAGCCTGGTGCCACCGGATATCCTGGGGAACCTGGTAAGTCTGGCATGCCAGGAAGAGATGGAGCTCAAGGGCCAATGGGTCTGCCAGGACAGAAGGGTCACACTGGGCCTCCCGGCGTAGGAGCACCAGGAAAACCAGGCCAGAATGGTACCCCAGGTACGCCTGGACCTATGGGTGTCAAAGGTCCCCAGGGTCCTGCTGGTCAGTCAGGCTCCCCTGGCATGCCAGGTGTTGGCAAAACTGGTGAACCAGGAATACCAGGAAGCAGAGGATCCCCTGGTACTCCAGGAACGACTGGTCAAAAAGGAGAGCCGGGCCCAACTGGATTTACTGGTCAGCCAGGTGCTTCTGGTCCTATTGGCCCAGCTGGTCCACAGGGTGCAAGAGGATTTCAGGGTGAGGGAGGTCCAGTGGGACCCAAAGGTGATATTGGTATGGTAGGTGCACCAGGCCCGAGAGGATCCAAGGGTGAGCAGGGAGCTCAGGGTTTCACTGGAAAACCAGGTACTCCTGGGGCAGTAGGTCCTCCAGGAGTATCAGGTCATAATGGTGCTCAAGGTCCAAAAGGTTCACAAGGCAATGCAGGTTCCCCAGGCTCTCCTGGTGTAAATGGTGCCCCTGGACTAAAAGGACACACAGGTTCTCCTGGAGCACCAGGTAAAAGTGGTGAATCTGGAAGGCCAGGACCTATGGGACCCGTTGGTCCCCCTGGTTCATCAGGTCCCGCAGGACACAAGGGCCACCCAGGTCTTCCAGGTCCACCAGGTCCAGCTGGCCAGACAGCCAAAGGAATTTCTGGTCCTCAAGGTGCCCCTGGATTTCCAGGTGAGAGAGGCCAAGATGGTCTCCCCGGGCCGGCTGGTCCACCTGGTCAACCAGGTCCACCAGGACAGGTGGTCTACCACCATGAAAAGAGCATGCCAATGAAGTCCCATGAGGTTGTGATGCCTCATGAGATGATGAAGGCCCCTATGTCTGCCTTTAGTGCTGTGCTGACCGTGGCTTATCCCCCAGCTGGAACCCCTATTCAGTTCAGCCAGATTCTGTACAATGGGGAGCAACATTATGACCCCAGCAGTGGTGTGTTTACCTGCCAAATCCCAGGCCTTTACTATTTCAGCTTTCATATGCATGTGAACGGTGCCAATGCATTGGTGGCCCTCTATAAAAATGAGGCACCAGTTGTTTTCATCTATGATGAGTACAACCAGGGTTTCCTGGACCAGATGTCAGGCAGTGCTGTTCTTATGCTGCATACAGGTGACCGTGTCTTCATTCAGGTCCCTGATGAGGAGAGCAACGGTATATTTGCTGCAGATAATGTGCACTGTACTTTCTCTGGGTTCTTAATTGCCTCAACGTGA